The following nucleotide sequence is from Paroedura picta isolate Pp20150507F chromosome 1, Ppicta_v3.0, whole genome shotgun sequence.
ggaggaaacagatgcattggagggtggactctgtgtcaTTATGCCCCCctgaagccccttccctccctaagccccaccctcccttggtcccacccccaaatctcctggaatttcctaacccaaagctggcaaccctagtgtggcAGGGGCACTTCCACGGCACAGGACGTGATGCAGGTGGGTGGCTATGGACAGCTCAGGTATCTATCGCGTCTTCCACCGAGGATACGGCCAGTGTGGTTCAAGTGGCGGAACTAGCTTGAAGGAGGACAGAGGTGAGCTCGGTGCTAACAGTTCCGGAATGGGGATTGGGTCGGTAGCTCCTGACCCCGGAAGAGAGctgcccccctcccggcccttcaCACATCCAGCACATGGTTGAGGTACGAGATGTAGCAGATCGCCAGCCGTAGGATCTCGATCTTGGAGAGCTTCTTATCTGGGGGAAGCGTCGGCAGGAGTTTGCGAAGTTCAGCAAAAGCCATGTTGAAGGCCTCGACCCGGATCCGCTCCCTGGTGGCGTGAGCCGTCCGGTACTTGGCcgtggcgcggcggcggcggcggcgctcctCCCGGCTCAGGTGCTGAAGGTCCTTTTTCATGGTATCGCCGGACTCAACTACCCTGGACTGGCTGCAAAGACCGAGAGAGCCGGCCTCTTCCACCCCAACCCCAcggccccctccacccccacagtcACTGAAGACCGATTCCGTCTCCGAATGGGTGGGCTGGAGGTCTATCTCCGTCTGGTCGGAATTGAGCATCATGACTTGCGGAGAGGGACGGGGGAGGAaacgggggtggaggggaggcaaGACGGACGGAAGGATGGGATGCAAGTTGGGCCTACTGGAAAGGGAAAGGTGGCGTAGAAATGAGATTGGTGGGAAGGAGATGTCCAGGAATTGCTACTAATAGACAAACAGGGCCACAGTAAGGTTCCACGTCAAAGTTCCACCGTTTGACTGGTCTTCTCAGGCAGTTTTTCGGGCGTCAGTCACCTGACGAAGACATAAACCGTGCCAATCTCCTGGTCGACTCCCGGTGTCGAGTTTGGGATGTGCTTGACTCCGTTTCAGCCATCCATCACCAGGAATTTCTTCCGTACATCCTGTCAAAGTACACAGAGAGAGAACATATAGCTCTGATTTGTTGAGGTGGTGGGAATGTCTCAGTGAAAAGGGCTTGTAGCAGTTTACCACAGGGGTGTCATCGGGGTAAAACTGCACgtcccaccctgagctccttagaacgggtagacaacctgtggtcctccagatgttcatggactacaattcccatgagcccctgccaatgaacgctggcaggggctcatgggaattgtagtccacgaacaactggaggaccacaggttgactacccctgccttagaagacaGGGGGAGAGATAAAACGGAATAGAACAGAGAGGCATTAGAAATCAGacttaaataagaaaaaaaaagagcaacaaaTAGTAAGGCGGAAAAGGAATAAACTGATCTGGAAAAGATTCAAAAGGGAGGTGCGGAAAGAAAAACATGAGGGGGCCAGACTTTGGAAGCTCCTTATCCAGACTCTCCAGAGAGATGACAGGTGGGGAATGAGCAAAGGGGAAAggcagaagggaaagaagaaaggggtCTGCTGATGTATTCAGTGAGGCCTTCTGTTACGAGGTCTTGTGCCCTGGACATATGGAATGCAGCTCCACTTGGCATTgctaagtgggagggggggaggaggaggaggaggagggagttcTTCATCCCTTTAGCCTTCAGTTTGCAGAATGGAAGTTGGCTATTCAGTCTTGCCTGCTGAAGTCACACCCGTTCTCCTGGAGGACAAAGGTGCACTGCATGGGTTCCAAGGCACGTGagccaagtagggatgccagcctccaggtggggcctggggatcccatacaatgacagctcatctccagactatagacatcagttcccctggagaaaatggatgctttggaggggggactttgggACATCGTACCCCATGAAGGTCCTGGTTCTCCCCagcctctacccccaaatctccaagaatttcccaacccggagctggcaacccgacccATCCACCCTCTGCCAGTGGCCAAACCTAGAATCAAGGAAGAGCCTGAAGAATTCTGTCCTAGAATCCCCATTCTGTCCTAGAAGCTTAAAcattgtcccctccccccaaaaaaggagccGTCATAGCTATGCTGAAGATTCCAAAAATCAAGGGATTCATTTCTGCACAGTGTTGCAAGGAGTATTTCTCCCTGACCCTGCTTTGCTAAGGATACCAAGTTTCCGTATTATCTAAACTTCAGCTGGATCTCTGACATCCCAGTATAACCACGAGCCGTTCTTTGAATCCATCCCCTCCAACATTTCCCAGGTGCCAACAGAAATGCCTCTTGTTCCACTCCTAATCTCACAACAGAATATGGAGACCACCATTCCACTGCCCTGAAGGTTCTTCTCCAGAGTTCGGATTACAGGGAAGGCAGAAGCAACCTACCTCCCCTACcttctggaggtctcctgctggTTACGGCATCCTCTCCGACTCTAATGTAAGCCAAGGAGGTGATTTTGCCAAGCGTGATCTAGAAAAACCTAACGGTCCTACAAGCTGTCATCAATGGTTAGGAAATACATTGACAGCCGTCATGGGGTGCAAAACAGCAGCGTGCTGAACACCGTGCAACACCCTTTCATGCACAGGCACTGACATGGACTACGGTTGTTAATTCTAGGTtcagaaataccaggagatttcagGGTGTATCCTGGAAAAGTATGAGTTCAggaagagatggatggatggatggatggatggatggatggatggatggatggatggatggatggatggatggatggataggcaggcaggcaggcaggcagttatAATTCCAAGAAatgtccacacacacacctaagttggcaaccctaacatggACATGCACTAGAGACGAGAAGCACCCATGACTACTCAGAGATTTAATTGCCAAAGGAACTGAATTCTGATGACAGCCTTAGCTAGCAAATTGCACGAATATAGAACTAAAAAAAGATATTCtaagatgtttttctttttttaaggaggggggggaataaggACTGTCCGTGGTGAATAAGGACAACTGAAGTGTAGATTGAATGGCTTTGTTTTCCTCCGATTTCTCCTATTGACTCTCTGGTGGATACACCCATAATAGCTTATTTGTGCAAAACCATGCCTATAAACAGGGGCTAGTTTGGGTGGCTGGAGTTGTTTACCTGAGACAGGTGTGTATGTGCACAACAGTGGGGAGGAGatgagcgggagggagggagggaacgtgcgggaatgtttaatttttaatgagAAGTATCAGGGTCCAAGACTACCTGACAGTTACTCTGCAGACTTGACTGCTCAAAGGCCAGTGAAACACCATCGACTAGAGCCCCTGGAAGTCCCCTTCCTACCAATTGTGCCCAACAGATACAGCCCAGGGGTGACTCCTGATCCAGCCACACACTCAGTAAAGGTTGCACATACAGCTGTGCAGTTAACACTTGAACATTATACCGGTATAAGATCATAATGTTGTAACGTTCGTAATGTTATGAGTTCAAAATTgttaatgtattcattgtattgtACCAGCATCACAGTCAGTTATGCGCTGTGAACCCTCTTGGAACAAACGAAACAACCCAGGGGTGTGGGAAACTTTTGTggcttctttttttattttattaaataaattttattacaattaataaataacaatcaacagaaacgccccaccaaaaacaaTTGTGCTCTCTGCACATATACAGGAGTCTCTATTTCTTCCTGGCAATAATCACAGCTAGTAAGCTCCTTGCTTACTAGTCCACAATGTTTGGGGACTGGCTgtaagagggaggaagaaaaaccTCTGAGAATATGCAAAGGACATCTTTTACTATGATGGCCTCACTTCTGACACTACGATGGGGCTTTGACAAGACGTGTAAACAATTCCGAGGTTTATAATCCTAACGTCGGGTTGTCAGGAAGCACGTTTTGCCTTTTTCAGAGCCTGTTCAGGAAGCTTAAAAGAGAAGGTACGTGGACAATGTCAGCAGGCACGCCATCTCTGCCCCCAAGAGACTGTGACGAACCCCGGAGTCCATGTGACTTTCCAGATCTATTGAGCCATTTGCGTCTTGCCTCATTTCTAAACATTCTATACCCCAGAAAGGttagcccaggggtaggcaaactgtggccctccagatgtccatggactaaaattcccatgagcccctgccaacaaatgcaagtgctggtgggggctcatgggaattgtagtccatggacacctggagggccacagtttgcctacccctgggttagcCATTCAAAAGGCTTCAGGGCAGCTCAGCCCACAAGGACACATGGGTACGGGTACAGGAACACATGCAGGATACTGCCTTACACTGGATAAGCCCACCCGTCCATCGGGTCAGTACGGCCTGCTCAGAtcggtagcagctctccagggtctaaggGAGAGGTCTTGGctctttttaactggaaatgccggggattgaatctgggcccttctgcatgcaaaggagaggctcttccactgagccacaggcctccCCAGGTAGCCAGGTCTGTCAGCTGCAGCCCAAGTGTTTTGCAGCACTTGCAAGATTCATTTATTACACCCAAACTCTGATGGCCCGTAGTCCACTCTTTCAAATACAGGAAGTGTTACCCTCAGTTAGCCGATACAGATAGATCGATTTGGACAGATGCACATACACAGGTCCAAACAGAAGGACGGTGGGCTAACATAAAGCCAGAAGGCCCCGATCCAAAAGGCTGGTGCATTGGCATTACTATGCAAGGAAGTAATGAAAATAACTGGCAAAGCAATCTGAATAAGCCTCTGAGAGAGACAATGGCTTTCCACAGTGAATGAGCCACTCCTAGTCCCTGATGGGACCGCGAGCGATCGTCACTCTAAGCTGTGTGGTCCAGAGGGGTAGCTCTGTTAGCCTGCTACGGCTGCTGTACAAAGAAGAGCCCCGTGGCACCTTGAAGGCTCATAAATTGATTGCAGCTTttgggggcaaaaaaaaaaaatcattttgtagGATGCTCATAATAGCTTATGTTCCGGCAGTACTCAAGTCCTTAAAAGGCCCTGAGATGCTCCAAAACAAACATCAAAAACGAGATGCCCACGAGTTCAAAAACTTAAGTCAAACTCAGTTAAGTTTCTCACACAGTCAGACACAAATGTTGGAATTTGGAGATTCCGTGCTCACCTATTTTACATGCTGGCCCACGCCCATGTGTTCCCAGGCAGGTTTATTCAGAGGTAAGTAAGTTCCTTTTTGCCatagtcacagctgatttatggcgaccctgtggccataaggcaagagatgttcagaggtggtttgccattgtttgcctgcacatcatgaccctggaattccttggtggtcttccttctgAATACGgatcagggtcaaccctgctcagCATCCCAGATCTGGGAGGAATTGGGCTATTCCAGGCAATTAAACAGAAGCCTTGTGTCCCTTTAAAAACTGATAAAATCTATTTCAGCATCAGCGCTTCATCAAACCCAGTGTAAACATCCATAGGAACTGTATCGTGAATGTGATAAAGTGAGTctagctcacaaaagcttatcccaGAATACattctaaggtgccactgggctcctgtttaatttttttctccctggcAAATACGTTTATGCGTATCAGGTGTTGCTTTTCTGCCAGTGAAATCTCCCAAATGAGTCAAGCTCTTAACACCACCGCTTCCATACTACGCTTACGCACCAAGGAGGTACAGAGAGGTTTGCCCCACCCCTCAGTGTGAATCCCAGTATCTTCCAGAGATATCTCAAGACCTGGCTGTCCAAGCCGGTTTTAAGCACTGAGGCAGACTGGTGGTTTCATCTTTTGACACGAGTCTTTGTTCAATTACTGGTGTCCTCAGAATTACTGACGGACAGCCATTGGCCACACCCTCACTTGTTTACTCCTCTCTTCTTCGTCCAGGGAAAAGTCAGGTGAAATGCTCACTGTGCGGTGGTACATCAGGCATTTTGCGTAAAGAAGTCCCAGGTTCTGTCTCCGGTATTTCCAGGTAAACAGCTCCCAAGTGCTGGGAAAGACCCCTCCGCCAGAGAACCTGGAGGATGCGGCCATCATAACCCTGGCAAAATGGACCAACACTATCGAGCCATTTACACTAAATTAATTACAGATGTTGAATCACAGTGTGCTAGCCTCTCTTCAGTGTTTCTAGCAAGC
It contains:
- the NHLH1 gene encoding helix-loop-helix protein 1 gives rise to the protein MMLNSDQTEIDLQPTHSETESVFSDCGGGGGRGVGVEEAGSLGLCSQSRVVESGDTMKKDLQHLSREERRRRRRATAKYRTAHATRERIRVEAFNMAFAELRKLLPTLPPDKKLSKIEILRLAICYISYLNHVLDV